The Micromonospora sp. NBC_01740 genome includes a window with the following:
- a CDS encoding serine/threonine-protein kinase — translation MLSSEVVLSGRYRLDERVATGGMGDVWRGKDLVLGRQVAVKVLLPALVSDPDFIARFRAEARIMAALRHPGIVQVFDSGEDDLPDGGRADYLVMEFVTGQPLSKRIEAVGRLDVAETMAIVAQVAQALHAAHLGGIVHRDVKPSNLLVQEDGSVVLVDFGVARSTNITSITSTNAVPGTALYMAPEQAAGRPVSGATDIYALGAVTYCCLSGSPPFTGDNPLQVAVRHLDDEPPELPHDVPEAVRALVSRALAKDPADRFSSAAAMAEAARAAVSDPSAPTAMVPAAAAAGGVDPGTRTDVPVAATVARRRRRGTLVGAATAVLVALAGLGAALGASREADAPAVKVPQATTPAAEPSGGAEAPVKQEDAPVDPGRPFRPTGSTASPSPSATAPPVSPQPSGSAAPESPDPTKTDDPPVATPSTSTAPTQTTPPTEPTPTQTTPVEPANPPAV, via the coding sequence GTGTTGTCATCGGAGGTCGTACTCAGCGGTCGCTACCGCCTGGACGAGCGTGTCGCCACGGGCGGCATGGGCGACGTCTGGCGGGGCAAGGACCTCGTCCTCGGCCGACAGGTCGCGGTCAAGGTCCTGCTGCCGGCGCTGGTCTCCGACCCCGACTTCATCGCCCGCTTCCGTGCCGAGGCCCGGATCATGGCCGCCCTGCGCCACCCGGGCATCGTCCAGGTCTTCGACAGCGGCGAGGACGACCTGCCCGACGGCGGGCGGGCCGACTACCTGGTCATGGAGTTCGTGACCGGCCAGCCGCTGTCCAAGCGCATCGAGGCCGTCGGGCGTCTCGACGTGGCCGAGACGATGGCGATCGTCGCGCAGGTCGCGCAGGCGCTGCACGCCGCGCACCTCGGCGGGATCGTGCACCGCGACGTCAAGCCGAGCAACCTGCTGGTGCAGGAGGACGGCAGTGTCGTGCTGGTCGACTTCGGCGTCGCCCGGTCGACCAACATCACCAGCATCACCAGCACGAACGCCGTGCCGGGCACCGCGCTCTACATGGCGCCGGAGCAGGCCGCCGGCCGGCCGGTGTCCGGCGCGACCGACATCTACGCCCTCGGCGCGGTGACCTACTGCTGCCTGAGCGGCAGCCCGCCGTTCACCGGCGACAACCCGCTGCAGGTCGCCGTGCGCCACCTCGACGACGAGCCGCCGGAGTTGCCGCACGACGTTCCGGAGGCGGTCCGCGCGCTGGTCTCCCGCGCCCTGGCCAAGGATCCGGCCGACCGGTTCAGCAGCGCGGCGGCGATGGCCGAGGCCGCCCGCGCCGCCGTGTCCGACCCCTCCGCGCCGACCGCCATGGTGCCCGCCGCCGCGGCGGCGGGCGGCGTCGACCCGGGCACCCGCACCGACGTGCCGGTCGCCGCGACCGTGGCCCGCCGGAGGCGACGCGGCACCCTGGTCGGCGCGGCCACGGCGGTGCTGGTGGCGCTGGCCGGCCTCGGCGCGGCGCTCGGCGCGTCGCGCGAGGCCGACGCGCCGGCGGTCAAGGTCCCGCAGGCGACCACTCCGGCCGCGGAGCCGAGCGGCGGCGCCGAGGCGCCGGTGAAGCAGGAGGACGCCCCCGTCGACCCCGGGCGGCCGTTCCGGCCCACCGGCTCCACCGCCAGCCCCTCGCCGTCGGCCACCGCGCCGCCGGTCTCGCCCCAGCCGAGCGGGTCGGCGGCTCCGGAGTCGCCGGATCCCACCAAGACCGACGATCCGCCGGTGGCCACGCCCAGCACCAGCACCGCCCCGACGCAGACCACGCCGCCGACGGAGCCGACCCCGACCCAGACCACCCCGGTCGAGCCGGCCAATCCGCCTGCGGTCTGA
- the egtB gene encoding ergothioneine biosynthesis protein EgtB, whose translation MTGTTTRPTGPEQLRSRIAAELDRTRARTALLTEAVDEADLTRQHSPLMSPLVWDLAHVGNQEELWLVRDVGGREPVRRDIDELYDAFKQPRRDRPALPLLPPQEARAYLHTVRDKVLDLLDRVAFTERPLVADGFAFGMIVQHEQQHDETMLATHQLRAGPAVLHAPPPPEPTVRVDAEVLVPAGEFTMGTDTDPWALDNERPAHRVHLPAYVIDAAPVTNGRYREFIADGGYDDPRWWSPAGWRHRREAELVAPMHWRRDGDGWAYRRFGRWAPVRDDEPVVHVCYHEARAYAAWAGKRLPTEAEWEKAARWDPASGRSRRYPWGDDDPTAEHANLGQRHLWPAPVGAYPAGASPLGVHQLIGDVWEWTSTPFRGHPGFTAFPYREYSEVFFGDDHRVLRGGSFGTDRAACRGTFRNWDFPIRRQIFSGFRCARDARPEESQP comes from the coding sequence GTGACCGGAACGACCACGCGCCCAACGGGCCCGGAGCAGTTGCGCAGCCGGATCGCGGCGGAACTCGACCGCACCCGCGCCCGCACCGCCCTGCTGACCGAGGCGGTCGACGAGGCCGACCTGACGCGGCAGCACTCGCCGCTGATGTCCCCGCTGGTCTGGGACCTCGCCCACGTGGGCAACCAGGAGGAACTCTGGCTGGTCCGGGACGTGGGCGGGCGCGAACCCGTCCGGCGGGACATCGACGAGCTGTACGACGCGTTCAAGCAGCCCCGCCGGGACCGCCCGGCGCTGCCGCTGCTGCCCCCGCAGGAGGCCCGCGCCTACCTGCACACCGTCCGGGACAAGGTGCTCGACCTGCTGGACCGGGTCGCGTTCACCGAGCGGCCGCTGGTCGCCGACGGCTTCGCCTTCGGCATGATCGTGCAGCACGAACAGCAGCACGACGAGACGATGCTCGCCACCCACCAGTTGCGCGCCGGCCCGGCGGTGCTGCACGCCCCGCCGCCGCCGGAACCGACGGTCCGGGTCGACGCCGAGGTGCTGGTGCCGGCCGGCGAGTTCACCATGGGCACCGACACCGACCCGTGGGCGCTGGACAACGAGCGACCCGCCCACCGGGTCCACCTGCCGGCGTACGTCATCGACGCCGCGCCGGTGACCAACGGGCGCTACCGCGAGTTCATCGCCGACGGCGGCTACGACGACCCGCGCTGGTGGAGCCCGGCCGGCTGGCGGCACCGCCGGGAGGCGGAGCTGGTCGCGCCGATGCACTGGCGACGCGACGGCGACGGCTGGGCCTACCGGCGGTTCGGGCGGTGGGCGCCGGTCCGCGACGACGAGCCGGTGGTGCACGTCTGCTACCACGAGGCGCGGGCGTACGCGGCCTGGGCCGGCAAGCGGCTGCCGACCGAGGCGGAGTGGGAGAAGGCGGCCCGCTGGGACCCCGCCTCCGGCCGCTCCCGCCGCTACCCGTGGGGCGACGACGACCCCACCGCCGAGCACGCCAACCTGGGCCAGCGGCACCTGTGGCCCGCGCCGGTGGGCGCCTACCCGGCCGGCGCCTCGCCGCTGGGCGTGCACCAGCTCATCGGCGACGTGTGGGAGTGGACCTCCACGCCGTTCCGGGGGCACCCGGGCTTCACCGCGTTCCCCTACCGCGAATACTCGGAGGTCTTCTTCGGCGACGACCACCGGGTGCTGCGCGGCGGGTCGTTCGGCACCGACCGGGCCGCCTGCCGGGGCACCTTCCGCAACTGGGACTTCCCGATCCGGCGGCAGATCTTCAGTGGTTTCCGCTGCGCGCGGGACGCCCGGCCGGAGGAGTCGCAGCCGTGA
- the egtD gene encoding L-histidine N(alpha)-methyltransferase, with product MSAEPLEIHLEEQDLGRSLREDVRTGLTADEKWLPPKWFYDARGSELFEEITRLPEYYPTRAERAVLAERAATIAELTGAKTLIELGSGSSEKTRLLLDAFTRRGGLGTFVPLDVSVSALRQSTAEIAADYPGLRVRGIVGDFTRHLDRLPTGGRRLVLFLGGTIGNLLPVERARFLAAMRAALEPGDWLLIGTDLVKDPAVVVPAYDDSAGVTAEFNRNVLRVVNRELGADFDPAGFAHVALWDAEREWIEMRLRARRPMRVRVLDLAVTFAEGEELRTEVSAKFRPEGIAAELGSAGFAAHDFWTDPAGLFGVTLARAD from the coding sequence ATGAGCGCGGAGCCGCTGGAGATCCACCTGGAGGAGCAGGACCTGGGCCGCAGCCTGCGGGAGGACGTCCGCACCGGCCTGACGGCCGACGAGAAGTGGCTGCCCCCCAAGTGGTTCTACGACGCCCGCGGCAGCGAGCTGTTCGAGGAGATCACCCGCCTGCCGGAGTACTACCCGACCCGGGCCGAGCGGGCGGTGCTGGCCGAACGGGCGGCCACGATCGCCGAGCTGACCGGGGCGAAGACGCTGATCGAGCTCGGTTCGGGCTCGTCGGAGAAGACCCGGCTGCTGCTGGACGCGTTCACCCGCCGGGGCGGGCTCGGCACGTTCGTGCCGCTGGACGTGTCGGTCAGCGCGCTGCGGCAGTCCACCGCCGAGATCGCCGCCGACTACCCCGGGCTGCGGGTGCGCGGCATCGTGGGGGACTTCACCCGCCACCTGGACCGCCTGCCGACCGGAGGGCGCCGGCTGGTGCTCTTCCTGGGCGGCACGATCGGCAACCTCCTGCCGGTCGAGCGGGCGCGGTTCCTCGCCGCGATGCGGGCCGCGCTGGAGCCGGGGGACTGGCTGCTGATCGGCACCGACCTCGTCAAGGACCCGGCGGTGGTCGTGCCGGCGTACGACGACTCGGCCGGGGTCACCGCCGAGTTCAACCGCAACGTGCTGCGGGTGGTCAACCGGGAGTTGGGCGCCGACTTCGATCCCGCGGGGTTCGCCCACGTCGCGCTCTGGGACGCCGAGCGGGAGTGGATCGAGATGCGGCTGCGGGCGCGGCGGCCGATGCGCGTACGGGTGCTGGACCTGGCGGTCACCTTCGCCGAGGGCGAGGAGCTGCGCACGGAGGTGTCGGCGAAGTTCCGGCCGGAGGGGATCGCCGCCGAACTGGGCTCGGCCGGCTTCGCCGCCCACGACTTCTGGACCGATCCGGCCGGCCTCTTCGGCGTCACCCTGGCCCGCGCCGATTGA
- a CDS encoding nucleotide sugar dehydrogenase, translating to MSVEKLVVIGQGYVGLPLAMRAVEAGLDVVGLDVDSDRVKRLASGESFVEDIPADRLGSALGSGRYRPSTAYTDAEGFDICVITVPTPLRDGTPDLSFVEQAGVGIGPYVRPGCTVILESTTYPGTTEELLRPLLESASGLLSPGDFHLGYSPERIDPGNPTWRLENTPKVVSGMDAVALARVDGFYRRLVERTVPVDSTRVAELTKLIENTFRQVNIALINELTMLSHHLDIDVWQAIEAAESKPFGFMPFRPGPGVGGHCLPIDPCYLSWQVKRRLGRQFRFIELANDVNHEMPEHVARRVMNGLNRAGRAVSGARLLLLGLAYKKNTGDMRDSPAVDVAQRLQALGADVRAVEPYAEPHQIPGGVLVVELTEREVRAADAVVVVTDHDDFDYDLVTRHARYVFDTRNRCAGPVVERL from the coding sequence GTGAGCGTTGAGAAGTTGGTCGTCATCGGCCAGGGATACGTCGGCCTGCCGCTGGCCATGCGAGCCGTCGAGGCCGGCCTGGACGTGGTCGGCCTCGACGTCGACTCCGACCGGGTCAAGCGGCTCGCGTCGGGCGAGTCGTTCGTCGAGGACATCCCCGCCGACCGGCTGGGCAGCGCGCTGGGCAGCGGCCGGTACCGGCCGAGCACGGCGTACACCGACGCGGAGGGCTTCGACATCTGCGTGATCACGGTGCCCACGCCGCTGCGCGACGGCACGCCCGACCTCAGCTTCGTGGAGCAGGCCGGCGTCGGCATCGGCCCGTACGTGCGGCCGGGCTGCACGGTGATCCTGGAGTCCACCACCTATCCCGGCACCACGGAGGAGCTGCTGCGCCCGCTGCTGGAGTCGGCCAGCGGGCTGCTCAGCCCGGGCGACTTCCACCTGGGCTACAGCCCCGAGCGGATCGACCCGGGCAACCCGACCTGGCGCCTGGAGAACACCCCGAAGGTGGTCTCCGGGATGGACGCGGTCGCGCTCGCCCGGGTGGACGGGTTCTACCGCCGGCTCGTGGAACGGACCGTGCCGGTGGACTCCACCCGGGTGGCGGAGCTGACCAAGCTGATCGAGAACACGTTCCGCCAGGTGAACATCGCCCTGATCAACGAGCTGACGATGCTCTCCCACCACCTCGACATCGACGTCTGGCAGGCGATCGAGGCGGCGGAGAGCAAGCCGTTCGGCTTCATGCCGTTCCGGCCCGGCCCGGGGGTCGGCGGGCACTGCCTGCCGATCGACCCGTGCTACCTGTCCTGGCAGGTCAAGCGGCGCCTCGGGCGGCAGTTCCGGTTCATCGAGCTGGCCAACGACGTCAACCACGAGATGCCCGAGCACGTGGCCCGACGGGTCATGAACGGGCTGAACCGGGCCGGTCGTGCCGTCAGCGGGGCCCGGCTGCTGCTGCTCGGGCTGGCGTACAAGAAGAACACCGGTGACATGCGGGACTCCCCCGCCGTCGACGTGGCCCAGCGCCTGCAGGCCCTCGGCGCGGACGTCCGGGCGGTGGAGCCGTACGCGGAGCCGCACCAGATCCCGGGCGGTGTGCTCGTGGTGGAGCTGACCGAGCGGGAGGTCCGGGCGGCGGACGCGGTGGTGGTGGTCACCGACCACGACGACTTCGACTACGACCTGGTGACCCGGCACGCCCGGTACGTCTTCGACACCCGCAACCGGTGTGCCGGCCCGGTGGTGGAACGCCTGTAG
- the nhaA gene encoding Na+/H+ antiporter NhaA: MTNRAPHADRPRPPRRFFSRTSWPEARFLADVLRTETVGGGLLLLGAVVALVWANSPWGSSYAALGAWVPWSDGAALHLDLDLAAWAADGLLAIFFFVVGLELKREFVAGDLRDPRRAALPVIAAVGGMAAPALIYLGINLAAGGDGLRGWAIPTATDIAFALAVLAVIGSHLPQGLRAFLLTLAVVDDLLAITIIAIFYTADFSPLPLLAALVPIALFGLLVQRRKTWWWALIPLAATAWVLMHASGVHATVAGVLLGFTVPVLRGKAGDAHGLAEHLEHRWRPISAGFAVPIFAFFAAGVSLRGADLGAIVTDPIVIGVVAGLVLGKVIGIFGSTFLLARFTRAQLDEDITWTDLLGVALLAGIGFTVSLLIGELAFGPGSAAAGNVKAAVLTGSVISALLATVVLMRRNAAYRRIAEAERVDADRDGVPDVYQRGQG; the protein is encoded by the coding sequence ATGACCAACCGCGCCCCGCACGCCGACCGACCCCGCCCGCCCCGCCGCTTCTTCTCGCGTACGTCCTGGCCGGAGGCCCGGTTCCTGGCCGACGTGCTGCGGACCGAGACCGTCGGCGGCGGCCTCCTGCTGCTCGGCGCGGTGGTCGCGCTGGTCTGGGCCAACTCGCCCTGGGGGTCCTCCTACGCCGCCCTCGGCGCGTGGGTGCCCTGGTCGGACGGGGCGGCCCTGCACCTGGACCTGGACCTCGCCGCCTGGGCCGCCGACGGCCTCCTGGCGATCTTCTTCTTCGTCGTCGGGCTCGAACTCAAGCGCGAGTTCGTCGCGGGCGACCTGCGCGACCCTCGCCGGGCGGCGCTGCCCGTGATCGCGGCGGTCGGCGGCATGGCGGCGCCCGCCCTGATCTACCTCGGGATCAACCTCGCCGCCGGCGGGGACGGGCTGCGGGGGTGGGCCATCCCCACCGCGACGGACATCGCCTTCGCCCTCGCCGTCCTCGCGGTCATCGGCTCGCACCTGCCGCAGGGCCTGCGCGCCTTCCTGCTGACCCTGGCGGTGGTCGACGACCTGCTCGCCATCACCATCATCGCGATCTTCTACACCGCCGACTTCAGCCCGCTGCCGCTGCTCGCCGCCCTGGTCCCCATCGCCCTCTTCGGCCTGCTCGTGCAGCGGCGCAAGACGTGGTGGTGGGCGCTGATCCCGTTGGCGGCCACCGCGTGGGTCCTCATGCACGCCTCCGGGGTACACGCCACCGTGGCGGGCGTCCTGCTGGGCTTCACCGTGCCCGTCCTGCGGGGCAAGGCCGGCGACGCGCACGGGCTCGCCGAGCACCTGGAGCACCGCTGGCGCCCCATCTCGGCCGGTTTCGCCGTGCCGATCTTCGCGTTCTTCGCGGCCGGGGTGTCGCTGCGGGGCGCCGACCTGGGGGCCATCGTCACCGACCCGATCGTGATCGGCGTCGTCGCCGGTCTGGTGCTCGGCAAGGTCATCGGGATCTTCGGCTCGACGTTCCTGCTCGCCCGGTTCACCCGAGCGCAGCTCGACGAGGACATCACCTGGACGGACCTGCTCGGCGTGGCGCTGCTCGCCGGGATCGGGTTCACCGTCTCCCTGCTGATCGGCGAACTCGCGTTCGGCCCCGGCAGCGCCGCCGCCGGCAACGTCAAGGCGGCCGTGCTGACCGGCTCGGTGATCTCCGCGCTGCTCGCCACGGTCGTGTTGATGCGGCGCAACGCCGCCTACCGGCGGATCGCCGAGGCGGAGCGGGTGGACGCCGACCGCGACGGCGTGCCGGACGTCTACCAGCGCGGGCAGGGCTGA
- a CDS encoding DUF1622 domain-containing protein — MGVEEILRHGYQGLVTAVEVAGAVVIFVGAAWAALRFVVEGLRHRSAAVFTPIRLSLGRFLTLGLEFQLAADILRTAVSPTFTQIGQLAAIAAIRTALNYFLGREIRQEQQQVRESERAR, encoded by the coding sequence ATGGGCGTCGAGGAGATCCTGCGCCACGGCTACCAGGGCCTGGTCACGGCGGTGGAGGTCGCCGGGGCGGTGGTCATCTTCGTCGGGGCGGCGTGGGCGGCGCTGCGGTTCGTGGTCGAGGGACTGCGGCACCGCAGCGCCGCCGTGTTCACCCCGATCCGGCTCTCCCTGGGGCGGTTCCTCACCCTCGGGCTGGAGTTCCAGCTCGCGGCGGACATCCTGCGTACGGCGGTCTCGCCGACCTTCACCCAGATCGGTCAGCTGGCGGCCATCGCGGCGATCCGGACCGCGCTGAACTACTTCCTCGGCCGGGAGATCCGCCAGGAGCAGCAGCAGGTCCGGGAGTCGGAGCGCGCCCGTTGA
- a CDS encoding TMEM165/GDT1 family protein, with product MEGFLVALVVSFGVIFVAELGDKSQLMALTFATRFKTVPVLIGITVATAVVHLASVAIGYGLGAALPTEWISLVAGLAFLGFGAWTLRGDSLTEEEKRKAEKSSKSAIVAVSVAFFLAELGDKTMLATITLATQYGWFGTWLGSTIGMVAADALAILVGRMLGKRLPEKTIKYGAAVLFAICGLWLILEAVTQLT from the coding sequence ATGGAAGGTTTCCTCGTCGCGCTGGTCGTCAGCTTCGGCGTCATCTTCGTCGCCGAGCTGGGGGACAAGTCCCAGCTGATGGCCCTGACCTTCGCCACCCGCTTCAAGACCGTGCCGGTCCTGATCGGGATCACCGTCGCCACCGCCGTGGTGCACCTGGCCTCGGTGGCGATCGGCTACGGGCTCGGCGCCGCGCTGCCGACGGAGTGGATCTCGCTCGTCGCGGGCCTGGCGTTCCTCGGTTTCGGCGCGTGGACCCTGCGCGGTGACTCGCTCACCGAGGAGGAGAAGCGCAAGGCCGAGAAGAGCAGCAAGTCCGCCATCGTCGCGGTGTCGGTCGCGTTCTTCCTGGCCGAGCTGGGCGACAAGACCATGCTCGCCACCATCACCCTCGCCACCCAGTACGGCTGGTTCGGCACCTGGCTCGGCTCGACGATCGGCATGGTGGCGGCGGACGCGCTCGCCATCCTCGTCGGGCGGATGCTCGGCAAGCGGCTGCCCGAGAAGACCATCAAGTACGGCGCCGCGGTGCTCTTCGCGATCTGCGGGCTCTGGCTGATCCTGGAGGCCGTCACGCAGCTCACCTGA
- a CDS encoding RNA polymerase sigma factor, with product MAGELNEAVVAAQAGDEDAFRFLYRSLQPGLLRYLTALVGADAEDVASETWLQVSRDLPSFTGGEFRAWTVTIARNRAMDHLRRQRRRPSLPVPVQALAELAGDADTAERAGETIGTEAALALIATLPPREAEAVLLRAVVGLDAETAGRVLGRRAGAVRTAAHRGLRRLAVLMERYDPSRSPAAPEAAAAPRPRTGRRQTSHAEPADG from the coding sequence ATGGCCGGTGAGCTGAACGAGGCCGTCGTGGCGGCGCAGGCCGGCGACGAGGACGCCTTCCGCTTCCTCTACCGCAGCCTCCAGCCCGGCCTGCTCCGATACCTGACCGCCCTGGTCGGCGCGGACGCCGAGGACGTCGCCTCGGAGACCTGGTTGCAGGTCTCCCGCGACCTGCCCAGCTTCACCGGCGGCGAGTTCCGGGCCTGGACCGTCACCATCGCCCGCAACCGGGCCATGGACCACCTGCGCCGGCAACGCCGTCGTCCCTCGCTGCCCGTGCCGGTGCAGGCGCTCGCCGAACTGGCCGGCGACGCCGACACGGCCGAACGGGCCGGCGAGACGATCGGCACCGAGGCGGCGCTCGCGCTGATCGCCACCCTGCCGCCCCGCGAGGCCGAGGCCGTCCTGCTGCGCGCCGTCGTCGGGCTGGACGCCGAGACCGCCGGGCGGGTACTCGGTCGCCGGGCCGGTGCCGTGCGTACCGCCGCCCACCGGGGGCTGCGCCGGCTCGCCGTCCTGATGGAACGCTACGACCCGAGCCGGTCGCCGGCCGCCCCCGAGGCCGCCGCGGCGCCCCGACCGCGTACCGGCCGGCGGCAGACGTCGCACGCCGAACCGGCGGACGGTTGA
- the egtA gene encoding ergothioneine biosynthesis glutamate--cysteine ligase EgtA gives MVTSPELDRTTVLRESAAAEGHLARICFKTGPPTHTGVELEWTVHDAADPARPVDGGRLRAALGRHSPRTLDRASPAEPLPHGGTVTVEPGGQLEISTAPRTSLATLIHATDGDIAVLTGLLDAAGLVLGRSGIDPHRPPRPVVEGPRYRAMRHVFDRRGPAGRTMMYSTAGLQVCLDAGEPAHLPERWAAVHALGPPLLAAFATADRHAGHSTGWASARMAAWYGIDPARTRPVWTPEADADPVTAWTSYVLAAPLLCVRGDGPDWTPPPGITFADWVDGALPRPPTTDDLDYHVSTLFPPVRPRGYLELRYLDTQPGRGWVLPLAVLAVLLADPGTVRAARAVAGPVAHRWHAAARHGLRDPALAAAAADLFDLALAALPRLDLPAALHDDIDRGVRRRRDAAGRSHR, from the coding sequence GTGGTGACATCGCCGGAGCTCGACCGGACCACCGTCCTGCGGGAGTCCGCCGCCGCCGAGGGCCACCTCGCGCGCATCTGCTTCAAGACCGGCCCACCGACCCACACCGGCGTCGAACTCGAATGGACCGTGCACGACGCCGCCGACCCCGCCCGCCCGGTCGACGGCGGGCGGCTCCGGGCGGCCCTGGGGCGACACAGCCCCCGCACCCTCGACCGCGCGAGCCCCGCCGAGCCGCTCCCGCACGGTGGCACCGTGACCGTGGAGCCCGGCGGGCAGTTGGAGATCTCCACCGCGCCACGCACCTCGCTCGCCACCCTCATCCACGCCACCGACGGCGACATCGCCGTGCTGACCGGCCTGCTCGACGCCGCCGGGCTGGTCCTCGGGCGCAGCGGCATAGACCCGCACCGGCCGCCCCGCCCGGTGGTCGAGGGCCCCCGCTACCGCGCCATGCGCCACGTCTTCGACCGGCGCGGCCCGGCCGGCCGGACGATGATGTACAGCACCGCCGGTCTCCAGGTCTGCCTGGACGCCGGGGAGCCGGCACACCTGCCGGAGCGCTGGGCGGCGGTGCACGCGCTCGGGCCGCCCCTGCTGGCCGCGTTCGCCACGGCCGACCGGCACGCCGGGCACAGCACCGGCTGGGCGTCCGCCCGGATGGCCGCCTGGTACGGCATCGACCCGGCCCGCACCCGTCCCGTGTGGACGCCGGAGGCCGACGCCGACCCGGTCACGGCCTGGACCAGTTACGTCCTCGCCGCGCCACTGCTCTGCGTACGCGGCGACGGCCCGGACTGGACGCCGCCGCCGGGGATCACGTTCGCCGACTGGGTCGACGGGGCGCTGCCCCGACCGCCCACCACCGACGACCTCGACTACCACGTGAGCACCCTCTTCCCGCCGGTGCGGCCCCGGGGCTACCTGGAATTGCGCTACCTCGACACGCAGCCCGGCCGGGGCTGGGTGCTCCCGCTCGCGGTGCTGGCCGTCCTGCTCGCCGACCCGGGCACGGTCCGCGCGGCCCGCGCCGTCGCCGGGCCGGTGGCGCACCGGTGGCACGCCGCCGCCCGCCACGGCCTGCGCGACCCGGCGCTGGCCGCCGCGGCGGCGGACCTGTTCGACCTGGCCCTCGCGGCCCTGCCCCGGCTCGACCTGCCGGCGGCCCTGCACGACGACATCGACCGAGGCGTACGGCGGCGACGCGACGCCGCGGGGAGGAGTCACCGGTGA
- the egtC gene encoding ergothioneine biosynthesis protein EgtC, which yields MCRHLAYLGPPVTLRELLFDPPYSLVRQSWAPRDMRGGGTINADGFGVGWYPGDGEPVRYRRSQPIWSDPTIAQLAQVTSAGAVLAAVRSATVGMAVLDGAAAPFAEGRWLFSHNGVVRGWPDSMVALAATLPVRDLLTLDAATDSALVWALVRHRLRAGVKPARAVAETVTAVAGAAPGSRLNLLLTDGRTVVASVAGHALSIRATPASVLLASEPHDDDPGWQAVPEGQLVEATATGLRVRALAEV from the coding sequence ATGTGTCGCCACCTGGCCTACCTGGGGCCGCCGGTCACCCTGCGGGAGCTGCTGTTCGACCCGCCGTACTCGCTCGTGCGGCAGTCCTGGGCGCCCCGCGACATGCGCGGCGGCGGGACGATCAACGCCGACGGCTTCGGCGTCGGCTGGTACCCGGGCGACGGTGAGCCGGTGCGCTACCGGCGGTCGCAGCCCATCTGGAGCGACCCGACCATCGCCCAGCTCGCGCAGGTCACCTCGGCCGGCGCGGTGCTGGCCGCCGTCCGCTCCGCCACGGTGGGCATGGCGGTCCTCGACGGGGCCGCCGCCCCGTTCGCCGAGGGGCGCTGGCTGTTCAGCCACAACGGGGTGGTGCGGGGCTGGCCCGACTCGATGGTCGCGCTCGCCGCCACCCTGCCCGTACGCGACCTGCTCACCCTCGACGCGGCCACCGACTCGGCGCTGGTGTGGGCGCTGGTGCGGCACCGGCTGCGGGCCGGGGTGAAGCCGGCGCGCGCGGTCGCCGAGACCGTGACGGCGGTGGCCGGGGCCGCGCCCGGGTCCCGGCTCAACCTGCTGCTCACCGACGGGCGCACGGTGGTGGCCAGCGTGGCCGGGCACGCGCTGTCGATCCGCGCGACGCCGGCCTCGGTGCTGCTGGCGTCCGAGCCGCACGACGACGACCCCGGCTGGCAGGCGGTGCCGGAGGGGCAACTGGTGGAGGCCACGGCGACGGGGCTACGCGTCCGCGCCCTCGCCGAGGTCTGA